The Poecilia reticulata strain Guanapo linkage group LG13, Guppy_female_1.0+MT, whole genome shotgun sequence genome has a segment encoding these proteins:
- the rab4b gene encoding ras-related protein Rab-4B — protein sequence MSETYDFLFKFLVIGSAGAGKSCLLHQFIENKFKQDSNHTIGVEFGSRVVNVGGKTVKLQIWDTAGQERFRSVTRSYYRGAAGALLVYDITSRETYNALTNWLTDARTLASPNIVIILCGNKKDLDAEREVTFLEASRFAQENELMFLETSALTGENVEEGFLKCARTILNKIDSGELDPERMGSGIQYGDASLRQLRQPRGTTTQNKQQCNC from the exons ATGTCTGAGACATACG ACTTCCTGTTCAAGTTCCTAGTGATCGGCAGTGCCGGTGCGGGGAAATCCTGCCTCCTCCACCAGTTCATCGAGAACAAGT TCAAACAGGACTCCAACCACACCATCGGCGTGGAGTTCGGTTCCAGGGTGGTGAATGTCGGCGGGAAGACGGTCAAACTGCAGATCTGGGACACTGCCGGACAGGAGCGATTCCG TTCTGTGACACGCAGCTACTacagaggagcagctggagcCCTCTTGGTGTATGACATCACCAG CCGTGAAACGTACAACGCGCTGACCAACTGGCTGACGGATGCACGGACACTAGCGAGCCCCAACATCGTCATCATCCTGTGCGGAAATAAGAAAGACCTGGACGCGGAGAGAGAAGTGACGTTCCTGGAAGCCTCTCGGTTTGCTCAGGAGAACG AACTAATGTTTCTGGAGACCAGCGCTCTGACAGGTGAAAACGTCGAGGAGGGATTCTTGAAATGCGCTCGCACCATCCTCAACAAGATAGATTCAG GGGAGTTGGACCCTGAGAGGATGGGCTCAGGAATCCAATATGGAGACGCCTCACTGAGGCAGCTGCGGCAGCCAAGAGGCACGACGACGCAAAACAAGCAGCAGTGTAACTGCTAG